One genomic region from Blastocatellia bacterium encodes:
- a CDS encoding prolyl oligopeptidase family serine peptidase encodes TIWVDLFAYQTVEPLIVRVGWTPDSQKVVYEIQDREQTWLDLNLADPATGASQRLFRETSPAWVEVIDLPFWLRDGSFLWQSERSGWQHLYHYRRDGTLIRAVTSGAWEVRTLHGVDETNGWVYFSGTERSHIGSDAYRIRLDGTGLERLTEAPGTHQVSFNPTFTHFVDTWSDVQTPPQVRLFTVQGTLVRVIDENKVEALGQYKLSKPEFVQVKTRDGFVLEAMMIRPPDFDPKKKYPVWSYTYSGPHAPQVRNSWGGTTYMWHQMLAQKGYIIWVCDNRTASGKGAQSTWPVYKNFGELELRDLEECLAWLKQQPYVDGSRIGLTGWSFGGFMTLYAMTHSTSFKIGIAGGSVTDWRDYDTIYTERYMRTPQNNPEGYEKSSPRNAAKNLHGKLLLIHGTMDDNVHLQNTIQFLYELQKAGKQVELMLYPKSRHGVTDPALVKHMRETMLRFIVENL; translated from the coding sequence GACGATTTGGGTTGATCTGTTTGCCTATCAAACGGTCGAGCCGCTCATCGTGCGCGTGGGCTGGACGCCCGACAGCCAGAAAGTCGTCTACGAGATTCAGGATCGAGAGCAAACCTGGCTCGATCTCAACCTGGCCGATCCAGCGACCGGCGCCAGCCAGAGGCTCTTTCGGGAAACGAGCCCCGCCTGGGTGGAAGTCATTGATCTCCCCTTCTGGCTTCGCGATGGGTCCTTTCTCTGGCAGAGCGAGCGTAGCGGCTGGCAGCACCTCTATCACTATCGGCGCGACGGGACGCTCATCCGGGCCGTGACATCAGGAGCGTGGGAAGTCCGCACCTTGCACGGTGTGGATGAGACCAACGGCTGGGTCTATTTCTCCGGGACCGAGCGCAGTCACATTGGCAGCGATGCCTATCGCATTCGCCTGGATGGGACCGGTCTGGAACGCCTCACCGAAGCTCCCGGAACGCACCAGGTGTCGTTCAATCCGACGTTCACCCACTTCGTTGATACCTGGAGTGATGTTCAAACGCCGCCGCAGGTTCGCCTCTTCACCGTCCAGGGCACGCTCGTGCGCGTCATTGATGAAAATAAAGTGGAGGCCCTCGGACAATATAAGCTGAGCAAACCGGAATTCGTGCAGGTGAAAACGCGGGACGGCTTCGTCTTGGAGGCGATGATGATTCGCCCTCCTGACTTCGATCCGAAGAAGAAATATCCCGTCTGGAGCTACACCTACAGCGGACCGCATGCGCCGCAGGTGCGCAACAGTTGGGGTGGGACAACCTATATGTGGCATCAGATGCTGGCGCAGAAAGGCTACATCATCTGGGTGTGCGACAATCGTACGGCCAGCGGCAAAGGGGCGCAGTCCACCTGGCCGGTCTACAAAAACTTCGGCGAGTTGGAGTTGAGGGATTTGGAAGAATGTCTGGCCTGGTTGAAGCAGCAACCTTATGTTGACGGCTCACGGATCGGGCTCACCGGCTGGAGCTTCGGCGGCTTCATGACGCTCTATGCCATGACCCATTCGACGAGCTTCAAGATCGGAATTGCCGGAGGTTCGGTTACCGACTGGCGCGACTACGATACGATCTACACCGAGCGGTACATGCGGACCCCACAGAACAATCCCGAGGGCTATGAGAAAAGCTCCCCCCGGAATGCCGCCAAAAATCTTCACGGCAAGTTGCTCCTCATTCATGGGACAATGGATGACAACGTTCACCTGCAAAACACTATCCAGTTCCTCTATGAGCTGCAAAAGGCAGGCAAGCAGGTGGAGCTGATGCTCTATCCGAAGTCGCGTCACGGAGTGACCGATCCTGCTCTGGTCAAGCACATGCGGGAGACGATGCTGCGCTTCATCGTGGAGAATCTGTGA